One genomic window of Sulfurirhabdus autotrophica includes the following:
- a CDS encoding HvfX family Cu-binding RiPP maturation protein, with protein MGNYFPQLLLRLFLAYEFLESGLMKFNGTNWFSEIQSDFPFPFSIIPPEISWQIATWFELIGPVALILGLGTRFFSASLIILTIVAWVAVHAGNGYNFSNNGYKLALIYLIMFTPLLFKGAGKLSIDHLLSKRFASNA; from the coding sequence ATGGGAAACTATTTCCCACAACTTTTATTACGGCTATTTCTGGCATACGAATTCTTGGAGTCCGGCTTAATGAAATTTAATGGTACAAACTGGTTTTCTGAAATTCAGTCAGACTTCCCTTTTCCATTCAGCATCATCCCACCGGAAATCAGCTGGCAAATAGCTACATGGTTCGAACTCATCGGTCCAGTTGCACTGATATTAGGTTTAGGTACGCGCTTTTTCAGCGCCTCACTGATCATATTGACTATCGTTGCATGGGTAGCCGTTCATGCAGGCAATGGTTACAATTTTTCTAATAATGGTTATAAGCTGGCGTTAATTTATCTGATCATGTTTACTCCGTTGTTATTTAAAGGTGCAGGCAAATTGAGCATTGACCATCTGTTAAGCAAACGTTTCGCATCAAACGCCTGA
- a CDS encoding Ig-like domain-containing protein: protein MLNALTDSNRYFWRACLAAAIFSTASMVHSAPLSNGTVLTINQGSVGYPEGTCFGSYVRFLNDAILCHPIGPGLDGGLVIGKNQKSGGQEQAPSGSNSKPGEMASAFYVPQVYESLATAPMIGAQGGIATTDASLNRFDDVSCSGAACLGKVEINTMHLAADGKVYPGGCAAQDCASTGGSGVKTWTVAADRTYVLDILYGTASPIQVHLVGAIAPAGNTLPVASSVTVKTTPGVAVDWKPVVSDANGDPLTCSLVSLPYYGTLTLAADCSGGTYTPPNPLFTGSECGQYQAFDGKNVSLSANICVTISSTVASTCETLHPKTQIVLNGDGFGAANKTLQISFIGNIIQTSSTSVTACKSAPLSYTAISTVGTATCKVNGIAKTASGPLVPGDALICTNKPTGSDTDKFTIYGG from the coding sequence ATGTTAAACGCATTGACTGATTCAAATCGTTATTTCTGGCGTGCATGCTTGGCAGCTGCAATTTTTTCCACAGCTTCTATGGTACATAGCGCCCCCTTAAGTAACGGTACGGTATTGACCATCAATCAGGGGAGCGTCGGATATCCTGAGGGAACTTGTTTCGGATCGTATGTCCGGTTCCTGAATGATGCAATCCTTTGCCACCCTATTGGACCTGGATTGGATGGTGGCTTGGTTATTGGGAAAAACCAAAAAAGCGGTGGACAAGAACAGGCACCAAGCGGGAGCAATTCCAAACCGGGAGAGATGGCCAGTGCATTCTATGTCCCTCAAGTGTATGAATCCCTGGCTACTGCGCCAATGATCGGAGCGCAAGGTGGCATTGCTACAACAGACGCGTCATTAAATCGGTTTGACGACGTCTCTTGTTCCGGCGCTGCATGCCTTGGAAAAGTGGAGATCAACACCATGCACTTGGCTGCTGATGGCAAAGTATACCCTGGTGGCTGTGCGGCCCAGGACTGCGCGAGCACAGGCGGATCTGGTGTGAAAACGTGGACCGTGGCTGCGGATCGTACTTATGTATTGGATATATTATATGGAACAGCTTCGCCAATACAGGTGCATCTTGTGGGGGCTATCGCCCCGGCAGGTAATACCTTGCCCGTGGCGTCATCCGTTACCGTGAAAACCACTCCGGGTGTCGCTGTCGATTGGAAACCAGTGGTTTCAGATGCTAATGGCGATCCGTTGACCTGCTCCCTGGTAAGCTTGCCTTATTATGGCACGCTCACGCTTGCCGCAGATTGCTCTGGAGGAACGTACACGCCCCCCAATCCACTTTTTACCGGATCAGAATGCGGGCAGTATCAGGCCTTTGATGGAAAAAACGTCAGCCTTTCCGCCAATATCTGCGTAACCATCTCGTCAACGGTAGCGAGTACGTGCGAAACGCTTCATCCTAAAACGCAAATTGTACTGAATGGTGATGGATTTGGAGCAGCCAACAAGACATTGCAAATCAGTTTTATTGGCAACATTATTCAGACTTCGAGTACCTCCGTAACTGCCTGTAAGTCAGCCCCGCTTTCTTACACCGCTATTAGTACCGTCGGAACCGCTACGTGTAAAGTGAACGGCATTGCTAAAACAGCCAGCGGACCATTAGTGCCCGGAGATGCACTGATATGCACCAACAAACCAACGGGCTCCGATACCGACAAATTCACTATATATGGAGGTTAA
- a CDS encoding sigma-70 family RNA polymerase sigma factor — protein sequence MNNKSIKVDNPLLSPERWLTEYGDYLFRYAMLQLRDEHLAEDVVQETLLAALECHQNFSGNASEKTWLVGILKHKVVDLIRKKVREPTQENLDEQMDHAQNDAIDAMFDDRGHWVTPPQDWGNPEKMMEQKRFWEIFTECMKRLPPQLALLYSLREISGMATDEICKDMNISPTNSWVMLHRARLGLKQCFEINWLGQE from the coding sequence ATGAATAACAAATCGATAAAAGTAGATAATCCACTTTTAAGTCCTGAACGTTGGTTAACCGAATATGGTGATTATTTATTCCGTTATGCCATGCTTCAATTACGGGACGAGCATTTAGCGGAAGATGTGGTTCAAGAAACGCTGCTTGCCGCACTTGAATGCCATCAGAATTTTTCAGGCAACGCCTCGGAAAAAACCTGGCTGGTGGGAATTCTGAAGCATAAAGTCGTTGATCTTATCCGTAAAAAGGTACGCGAGCCTACCCAGGAAAATCTCGACGAACAAATGGATCATGCTCAAAACGATGCAATAGATGCCATGTTTGATGACCGCGGTCACTGGGTCACACCACCTCAGGACTGGGGAAATCCCGAAAAAATGATGGAACAAAAACGTTTTTGGGAAATTTTTACTGAGTGCATGAAGCGCTTACCCCCCCAACTCGCGCTGCTTTACTCACTTCGTGAAATTTCCGGGATGGCAACAGATGAAATTTGTAAGGATATGAATATTTCCCCGACTAACAGTTGGGTGATGCTGCACCGTGCACGCCTTGGGCTGAAACAGTGCTTTGAAATTAACTGGCTAGGTCAGGAATAA
- a CDS encoding putative bifunctional diguanylate cyclase/phosphodiesterase, translating to MSSLSKKILAIYMLVLALGVTLSVLIYMNGHAVSSATQSLVEINLPRLNDISKLHVAIAGQKPILYEYYATADRAIFLKAFSANQIIIEAGLRTIHNMDESQSYLTQIEKLTDEINGQANQLDKTLTTAPIDWDHAREILERVSILEKSIAPIIDKLVFFNQKRVTSSGLSTQSKTQFMINLVIGFSIVIFIIAILIGYYVNIYIAESAERRRLSMFVERNPNPVLRLSWNGQVTYSNPATAILLSKLGLDFAKALLPEDFDLRLASIKKSGAESLGFEYGIQNRTLDCMIHMLEDLHICHIYITDVTDRKEAEKQLVFQAYHDTVTSLPNRRMFNESMQNAINQASPESQFAVIMLRIDRIKLVLESQGYEASDNLLRAMASRLEKLLQQHSDFSTGVVFFRFEGATFGALMPNLSDSHQLQLLVEQLQISMREPLHANGQDFFFTLSIGASIFPQDGSEPEGLMRNAEAAVNNAQKLGGNTFQSYTQDMNAKVAHWLALENGLRYALERNELELHYQPQVVIANNQINGVEALLRWRRDGQNFSSPAEFIPIAEESGLIIPIGEWILRTACLQAKAWQTAGFNHITMAVNISARQFQHPEFTKLVATTLQQTGLEPHFLELEITESVAMHDAEKTIATLIELRNLGLQLSIDDFGTGYSSLSYLKRFPISKLKVDQSFVRNMVSDTNDAAITKTVILLGQSLNLKVIAEGVETAEQLALLKQFDCDEVQGYFFSKPVPARDLEKLLSVREI from the coding sequence ATGTCATCCCTATCTAAAAAGATTCTCGCTATTTACATGCTGGTACTCGCACTAGGCGTGACGCTATCAGTACTGATTTACATGAATGGGCACGCTGTATCTTCTGCCACGCAATCCCTGGTTGAAATCAACCTTCCCCGCCTTAATGACATCTCAAAACTGCATGTTGCCATTGCAGGGCAAAAACCGATTCTTTATGAATACTATGCAACAGCTGACAGAGCAATTTTTCTGAAAGCATTTTCTGCAAATCAAATTATTATTGAAGCTGGCTTGCGAACGATTCACAATATGGACGAAAGCCAATCTTATTTGACCCAAATTGAAAAACTGACTGATGAAATAAATGGCCAGGCAAATCAGCTGGATAAAACACTCACGACCGCTCCCATTGATTGGGACCACGCTCGTGAAATTCTGGAACGGGTAAGCATTTTAGAAAAAAGCATAGCCCCTATTATTGATAAATTAGTTTTTTTTAATCAAAAGCGCGTTACCAGCAGCGGACTATCCACCCAATCCAAAACCCAATTCATGATCAATCTGGTCATTGGGTTCAGTATTGTCATTTTTATCATCGCCATTCTGATCGGTTATTACGTCAACATTTATATTGCCGAAAGCGCAGAACGCCGGCGGCTGTCCATGTTCGTAGAAAGAAACCCCAACCCGGTATTACGTTTGTCATGGAATGGTCAAGTCACCTATTCCAACCCTGCCACAGCCATACTGCTTTCCAAACTCGGGCTGGATTTTGCAAAAGCGTTATTACCAGAAGACTTTGATTTACGTTTAGCTTCAATTAAAAAATCAGGCGCAGAAAGTCTGGGATTTGAATATGGCATTCAAAACAGAACACTGGATTGCATGATTCATATGCTGGAAGATCTGCATATTTGCCATATCTATATTACGGATGTCACTGACCGTAAAGAAGCTGAAAAACAACTAGTTTTCCAAGCCTACCATGACACAGTAACCAGCCTGCCCAATCGCCGCATGTTCAATGAAAGCATGCAAAATGCCATTAATCAGGCGAGTCCGGAAAGTCAATTTGCCGTAATCATGCTCCGGATAGACCGTATCAAACTGGTGTTGGAAAGTCAGGGTTATGAAGCCAGTGATAACCTGTTACGCGCTATGGCAAGCCGCCTTGAAAAGCTGCTACAGCAACATTCAGATTTTTCTACGGGCGTTGTTTTCTTCCGCTTTGAAGGCGCCACTTTCGGCGCTTTAATGCCAAACCTGTCAGATTCTCACCAGCTACAACTGCTAGTGGAACAGCTACAGATCAGCATGCGCGAGCCTTTACACGCAAATGGCCAGGACTTTTTCTTCACCCTGAGCATTGGTGCCAGTATATTCCCGCAGGATGGCAGCGAACCGGAAGGCCTGATGAGAAACGCGGAAGCCGCTGTGAATAACGCCCAGAAGCTAGGGGGCAATACTTTCCAAAGCTACACACAGGACATGAACGCAAAAGTAGCCCACTGGCTGGCTTTGGAAAATGGATTGCGCTACGCACTGGAACGCAACGAGCTTGAGTTGCACTATCAGCCGCAAGTCGTTATTGCCAATAACCAGATCAACGGTGTAGAAGCACTATTGCGCTGGCGACGGGACGGACAAAACTTTTCTTCCCCTGCCGAATTTATCCCTATAGCTGAAGAATCCGGCCTGATCATTCCTATTGGTGAATGGATACTGCGCACTGCCTGTTTGCAGGCAAAAGCCTGGCAAACCGCAGGCTTTAATCACATCACCATGGCAGTTAACATTTCGGCACGTCAGTTTCAGCACCCTGAATTTACCAAGCTTGTTGCTACCACTCTGCAACAAACCGGCCTGGAACCGCATTTTCTTGAATTGGAAATCACAGAAAGCGTTGCAATGCATGATGCAGAAAAAACCATTGCCACCTTGATTGAATTGCGCAATTTAGGCCTCCAGCTATCCATTGATGATTTTGGCACCGGTTATTCTTCGCTCAGTTATTTAAAACGGTTCCCCATCAGCAAACTCAAAGTAGACCAATCTTTTGTGCGCAATATGGTCAGCGATACAAACGATGCCGCTATTACAAAAACGGTGATCTTGCTTGGACAGAGCTTGAATCTGAAAGTGATAGCAGAAGGCGTGGAAACAGCTGAACAACTAGCGTTATTGAAGCAGTTTGACTGCGACGAAGTGCAGGGGTACTTTTTCAGCAAACCTGTTCCCGCTAGGGATCTGGAGAAACTTCTGTCTGTCAGGGAAATTTAA
- a CDS encoding VPLPA-CTERM sorting domain-containing protein, with the protein MNTRTYFTSNLFVFSLIASANASAIGVLATNALPTEIQSCFTSGSCTAAFQTASDTFFQNTYDSTNISAYQYKEGTIDKWLVRYNAFAPSHSAGDSYDSFTNTYNSYNTALTGSLWLSANQSYDLTSSSHSFSLYFDKLSPSLTFAGGFTSAHFNLNSADLLSGGGYSQITNYGNTIQGSLISGPGPDGLFGMNYWSCIECDSTVQFNLAMLKYASTGGLAQLFFNPADPQALAFKFNEYHPDFGSGSSTSEVALYVQPVPLPASLWLLASGLIGLRGFMKRKTA; encoded by the coding sequence ATGAATACACGCACTTACTTCACCTCAAACTTGTTTGTGTTTTCTTTAATAGCCAGCGCTAATGCTAGTGCTATTGGTGTACTGGCAACAAACGCATTGCCAACTGAAATACAGTCCTGCTTCACCAGTGGATCATGCACCGCAGCTTTCCAAACCGCCTCAGATACTTTTTTCCAGAATACTTATGATTCGACGAACATTTCTGCCTATCAGTACAAAGAAGGTACTATAGATAAATGGCTGGTTCGGTACAACGCGTTTGCACCATCACATTCTGCTGGCGATTCGTATGACAGTTTTACCAATACTTATAATAGCTACAACACCGCTTTAACTGGCAGCTTATGGCTTAGCGCAAACCAATCTTACGATCTAACCTCTTCAAGCCATTCGTTCAGCCTGTATTTTGATAAACTATCGCCATCCCTGACGTTTGCTGGGGGGTTTACCTCTGCACACTTCAATTTAAATTCAGCTGATTTGCTTTCAGGTGGCGGATATTCTCAAATCACCAATTATGGCAATACGATTCAAGGCTCCCTGATAAGCGGGCCAGGGCCGGATGGTCTATTCGGAATGAATTATTGGTCCTGTATAGAGTGTGACTCAACAGTACAATTTAACTTGGCCATGCTGAAATATGCCAGTACTGGCGGGTTAGCCCAGCTTTTCTTCAACCCCGCAGACCCGCAAGCTTTGGCATTCAAATTCAATGAGTACCACCCTGATTTTGGATCTGGTTCAAGCACATCAGAAGTGGCATTGTATGTACAACCTGTTCCTCTGCCTGCCAGCTTGTGGCTTCTTGCTTCAGGGTTAATAGGTTTGCGTGGTTTTATGAAAAGAAAAACTGCTTGA
- a CDS encoding HvfB family MNIO-type RiPP peptide maturase, translating to MNHKTIYGAGLGLRRELIAPLKNQPPSVIDFYEIAPENWLDMGGALGKDLHFFTERYPVVCHGLSLSLGGPSPLDEVFLKRIKAFLKQHQIQLYTEHLSYCSDDGHLYDLLPIPFTEEAVKYVAKRIRRTQDILEQKIAVENASFYVAAPIAEMDEITFIKAVLEEADCMLHLDVNNIYVNSVNNQYDPIAFLRALPGDRIAYIHTAGHYQESEDLIVDTHGADIIEPVWDLLEETYRTFGVFPTLLERDFNIPPLAELLPEIERIAHLQQHYQTTQHVRKA from the coding sequence ATGAATCATAAAACCATTTATGGTGCGGGACTTGGTCTTCGGCGCGAGCTGATTGCTCCGCTGAAGAACCAGCCACCTTCCGTTATTGACTTCTATGAAATTGCGCCCGAAAACTGGCTGGATATGGGTGGTGCGCTAGGCAAGGATCTGCATTTTTTTACAGAACGCTATCCTGTAGTCTGCCATGGCCTTTCTTTATCTTTGGGCGGACCGTCACCTCTGGACGAAGTTTTTCTCAAACGCATTAAAGCGTTTCTAAAACAACATCAGATTCAACTCTATACCGAACATTTAAGTTATTGCAGTGATGATGGTCACCTGTACGATTTACTGCCTATTCCGTTTACTGAAGAAGCTGTCAAATACGTAGCAAAGCGAATCCGTCGTACTCAAGACATTCTTGAACAAAAGATTGCTGTAGAAAACGCCTCATTTTATGTTGCAGCACCAATTGCAGAAATGGACGAAATCACTTTTATTAAAGCGGTGCTGGAAGAGGCAGATTGCATGCTGCATCTGGATGTAAATAACATCTATGTCAACAGCGTCAATAACCAATATGATCCAATTGCATTTTTGCGCGCCTTGCCTGGCGACCGAATCGCTTATATCCATACTGCCGGGCATTATCAGGAATCAGAAGATTTGATCGTGGATACCCATGGCGCCGATATCATCGAGCCGGTATGGGATTTGCTGGAAGAAACCTATCGCACTTTCGGTGTTTTCCCTACCCTGCTGGAACGAGATTTCAATATTCCACCTCTGGCAGAACTGTTACCGGAAATTGAACGTATTGCCCACCTTCAACAACATTACCAAACAACACAACATGTCAGAAAAGCCTGA
- the ectB gene encoding diaminobutyrate--2-oxoglutarate transaminase, which produces MNSLEIFNKYESEVRGYIRSFPKVFNRAKGAEIWDEDGKRYIDFFAGAGALNYGHNNPEINRAVIEYLQNDGIGHALDMGTVAKRNFIKSFVECILEPRKLDYKLQFVGPTGTNAIETALKIARKVKKRTSVISFTNGFHGMSMGALSITGNRYYHDENYGVPAYTTQVPFFNYMGDEVNTVAYLRRILEDQSSGLELPAAVVLETIQAEGGINVASESWLRDIQKICHDFDVLLIVDDIQVGNGRTGNFFSFERAGIQPDIVTLSKSIGGGHPMSLVLMKPELDKWSPGEHSGTFRGNNLAFVAAHTALETYWRDETFAKDVQQKGKLVESRMQKIKDLYPELIVELRGLGMIRGLEFKDTELASNICSRAFELGLVIETAGAQGQVIKFLGSLVITEVLINEGFDLLEQAIFDAKSAHEAELPANAPLEEVAEVL; this is translated from the coding sequence ATGAATTCTCTCGAAATTTTTAACAAATATGAGTCTGAAGTAAGAGGCTATATCCGTTCTTTTCCTAAAGTATTTAACCGTGCCAAAGGCGCTGAAATATGGGACGAAGATGGCAAGCGATACATTGATTTCTTCGCTGGTGCCGGTGCATTGAATTATGGCCATAACAACCCTGAAATTAATCGTGCTGTGATTGAGTATTTGCAAAACGATGGTATTGGTCATGCCCTGGATATGGGGACTGTGGCCAAGCGTAATTTTATTAAAAGTTTTGTTGAATGTATTTTAGAGCCGCGCAAGCTGGATTATAAATTGCAGTTTGTTGGCCCGACAGGGACCAATGCCATTGAGACGGCACTTAAAATTGCCCGTAAAGTGAAGAAGCGTACCAGTGTGATCTCGTTCACCAATGGTTTTCATGGTATGTCCATGGGTGCGCTGAGTATTACCGGCAACCGTTATTACCATGACGAAAACTATGGTGTACCTGCGTATACCACCCAAGTGCCGTTTTTTAACTACATGGGCGATGAGGTAAATACAGTTGCCTATCTGCGCCGTATTCTGGAAGATCAGTCCAGCGGTCTGGAACTTCCAGCAGCCGTGGTGCTGGAAACCATTCAGGCGGAGGGTGGCATTAACGTGGCCAGCGAAAGCTGGTTGCGAGACATACAGAAAATATGCCATGACTTTGATGTGTTGTTGATTGTGGATGATATTCAGGTGGGAAATGGCCGTACCGGTAATTTTTTCAGTTTTGAGCGTGCTGGCATTCAACCGGATATCGTGACCCTTTCAAAGTCCATTGGTGGTGGGCATCCGATGTCGCTGGTTTTGATGAAGCCTGAACTGGATAAATGGAGCCCAGGTGAGCATTCCGGTACCTTCCGTGGTAATAATCTTGCTTTTGTAGCAGCTCATACGGCGCTGGAAACTTATTGGCGTGATGAGACTTTTGCTAAAGATGTACAACAAAAAGGCAAACTGGTGGAATCCAGAATGCAAAAGATTAAAGATTTATACCCGGAATTAATTGTTGAGCTGCGTGGTTTAGGGATGATCCGTGGTCTGGAATTTAAAGATACTGAGTTGGCTTCAAATATTTGCAGTCGTGCTTTCGAACTTGGTCTTGTCATTGAAACAGCAGGAGCACAAGGGCAAGTGATCAAATTCCTCGGTTCGCTGGTGATTACAGAAGTGCTGATTAATGAAGGTTTTGATCTGCTGGAGCAGGCAATTTTTGATGCCAAAAGTGCTCATGAAGCGGAACTGCCCGCAAATGCGCCATTAGAAGAAGTAGCAGAGGTGCTCTAG
- a CDS encoding ectoine synthase — protein MIVKNLDEIINTDADVDTAQWRSRRLLLAQDGMGFSLHDTLIKKGEALHLWYKHHLEAVYCIEGEGEIEEKKNGKIHSIRPGTVYALNEHDQHILRANKGSQMRMVCVFNPPVTGREVHDKDGAYALPEQA, from the coding sequence GTGATTGTAAAAAATCTCGATGAAATCATTAACACAGACGCGGATGTCGATACAGCACAATGGCGCAGTCGACGGTTATTGCTAGCCCAGGATGGCATGGGGTTTTCACTGCATGACACCTTGATCAAAAAAGGTGAGGCATTACACCTTTGGTATAAGCATCACCTGGAGGCGGTCTATTGCATTGAAGGTGAGGGGGAAATTGAAGAAAAGAAAAATGGCAAGATCCACTCGATCCGACCGGGAACGGTATATGCGCTCAATGAGCATGACCAGCACATACTGAGAGCCAATAAGGGCTCGCAAATGCGTATGGTATGTGTATTTAACCCCCCTGTTACAGGCCGCGAAGTGCATGATAAAGACGGTGCATATGCACTTCCTGAACAGGCTTAA
- the ectA gene encoding diaminobutyrate acetyltransferase: protein MDTQTQRSTDTITLRLPRLEDGSRIYTLVKQSPPLDVNSEYLYFLQSSHFANTCVLAEQADTLAGFVSGYLINNQPEELFIWQVAVASEFRGQQLALRMIEELLKRPECKKVRSISTTISPSNRASQRLFEKLADRFGLTIAQQPFIEAQQFSQSGHEAEVLYRLSTQPESYINKHQGA, encoded by the coding sequence ATGGACACACAAACACAACGGTCGACCGATACCATTACACTTAGACTTCCTCGTTTGGAAGATGGAAGCCGGATTTATACCTTGGTGAAGCAATCGCCACCTTTAGACGTAAATTCGGAATACCTTTATTTTCTGCAATCCAGTCACTTTGCTAATACCTGCGTACTGGCAGAGCAAGCTGATACGCTTGCGGGCTTTGTGTCCGGCTATCTGATTAATAACCAACCAGAAGAACTGTTTATCTGGCAAGTAGCTGTGGCGTCTGAGTTTCGTGGGCAACAATTAGCATTGCGCATGATTGAAGAATTATTAAAGCGTCCTGAATGTAAAAAGGTGCGCTCAATCAGCACCACCATCAGCCCATCCAATCGCGCTTCACAACGGCTGTTTGAAAAACTGGCTGATCGCTTTGGCCTGACGATTGCGCAGCAACCCTTCATAGAAGCGCAACAATTTAGTCAGTCGGGCCACGAGGCAGAAGTGTTATATCGCCTGAGTACGCAACCTGAAAGTTATATAAATAAGCATCAAGGAGCTTAA
- a CDS encoding HvfC family RiPP maturation protein, whose protein sequence is MSEKPDIPLFQQYQYAFTGHIRNPRENKRPQGVPARRMKVYNELLYNNLEGFLLACFPVLHKVSGKRKWAKLVRDFFSTHRCHSPFFRQIPDEFIHYLKNERGEQPEDPAFMRDLAHYEWVELMLSISNKEIEHNRIDPDGDLLNARPAITPLLSLQSYAYPVHKIGPRFKPTTEQKEDTHFAIVRNKNDEVKFILINPISMRLLTLLQSSSLTGKGALLQIATELQHPDPAVVLAGGLDILHSLYQSEVILGTWKGCDNM, encoded by the coding sequence ATGTCAGAAAAGCCTGACATCCCGTTATTTCAACAGTATCAGTACGCTTTTACCGGCCATATTCGCAACCCCCGGGAAAATAAGCGACCGCAGGGTGTGCCTGCGCGTCGCATGAAAGTCTACAACGAACTGCTATATAACAACCTGGAAGGTTTTCTGCTTGCCTGTTTTCCGGTGCTGCATAAAGTATCAGGTAAACGAAAATGGGCAAAACTGGTGCGTGACTTTTTTTCTACTCACCGTTGCCATTCTCCTTTTTTTCGCCAGATCCCTGATGAATTCATTCATTACCTGAAAAATGAGCGCGGCGAACAGCCAGAAGACCCGGCGTTTATGCGCGATTTGGCACATTACGAATGGGTAGAACTCATGCTTTCCATTTCCAACAAGGAAATAGAGCACAATCGCATCGACCCTGATGGCGATCTGTTAAATGCCAGGCCAGCCATCACACCTTTGTTATCACTGCAAAGTTATGCTTATCCCGTGCACAAAATCGGGCCGCGTTTCAAACCAACTACCGAACAGAAAGAAGACACCCACTTTGCTATCGTCCGTAACAAAAATGACGAAGTAAAGTTTATTCTGATTAATCCGATAAGTATGAGACTGCTCACACTTTTGCAATCCTCTTCCCTCACAGGAAAAGGTGCTTTACTGCAAATTGCGACTGAGCTACAACATCCCGATCCCGCTGTAGTATTGGCCGGTGGACTTGATATCCTGCATTCTCTTTATCAGTCGGAAGTTATTCTTGGCACGTGGAAAGGGTGTGATAACATGTAA
- a CDS encoding HvfA family oxazolone/thioamide-modified RiPP metallophore — protein MAINKSALTIALGTAFVATLSASPVVNAAGNPFAMQTLDKGYMVAGADAKAKDGKCAGDKAAATKAKDGKCGDMSENSKDNMKATDKKMPDGKCGEAKCGASKAKAGDKAAQ, from the coding sequence ATGGCTATCAATAAATCTGCACTGACTATTGCTTTAGGTACCGCTTTCGTAGCTACGCTAAGTGCTTCACCTGTTGTAAACGCAGCAGGAAATCCTTTTGCAATGCAGACCCTGGACAAAGGCTACATGGTTGCCGGCGCTGATGCCAAAGCCAAGGATGGCAAATGTGCAGGCGATAAGGCTGCAGCAACCAAAGCAAAAGATGGAAAGTGCGGCGATATGTCCGAGAACAGCAAAGACAATATGAAAGCCACTGACAAAAAAATGCCTGATGGCAAATGTGGTGAAGCCAAATGTGGTGCATCAAAAGCTAAAGCTGGCGATAAAGCAGCCCAGTAA
- a CDS encoding zf-HC2 domain-containing protein, translating into MLTCKDASKLLSQSFDRNLTLTEKISMKLHLLICNACSKVDQQLAFLHKAGKKLASEPEDIPSSQPGLTPEAQERILEELHRKQDAKSASE; encoded by the coding sequence GTGTTAACTTGTAAAGATGCCAGTAAATTGTTGTCACAATCCTTTGATCGCAACCTGACGTTAACAGAAAAGATAAGCATGAAATTGCATTTATTGATCTGCAATGCTTGTTCAAAAGTGGATCAGCAGTTAGCGTTTCTGCACAAAGCTGGTAAAAAGCTTGCATCTGAACCTGAAGATATTCCCTCCTCACAACCCGGGCTTACGCCCGAAGCGCAGGAACGGATATTGGAAGAATTGCACCGCAAACAGGATGCGAAATCCGCATCAGAATGA